The following proteins are encoded in a genomic region of Spirosoma sp. SC4-14:
- a CDS encoding NAD-dependent epimerase/dehydratase family protein, whose amino-acid sequence MTILLTGVAGFIGSHLTEHLLALGHTIIGLDNFDTQYNPDRKRLNVRSFTDHPNFCFIEGDIRDQMALTDLLRRSACDTVVHLAARTGVRDSVHEPALCIDVNVNGTLSLLEAMKKTNTRRLVMASSSSVYGNSTVVPFREEDDANRPLSPYAMSKRSAEMLAHTYHHLYGFDVACLRFFTVYGPRQRPEMAISRFTEKMYEGQPITLYGDGSTSRNYTYIHDTVLGIVRAMNHLKGFDLLNIGGSAPISLRDLVKLIERAVGKKAVIDWQPNQPGDVVQTSADLQRARSRIGYLPSVPIEEGIHRFVRWYQQSLFY is encoded by the coding sequence ATGACAATCTTACTTACAGGTGTTGCTGGTTTCATTGGGTCACACTTAACCGAGCATCTTTTAGCCCTCGGTCATACCATAATTGGGCTAGATAATTTTGATACCCAATATAATCCCGATCGAAAACGTCTAAATGTACGCTCATTTACGGACCATCCAAACTTTTGCTTTATAGAAGGCGACATACGCGATCAAATGGCACTAACTGATCTGCTACGCCGGTCTGCTTGCGATACTGTTGTTCATCTGGCCGCACGAACCGGTGTTCGCGACTCGGTTCACGAACCGGCTCTCTGCATCGATGTCAATGTAAACGGAACGTTGTCGCTTCTGGAAGCAATGAAGAAAACCAATACCCGGCGTCTGGTCATGGCATCGTCGTCGTCTGTATATGGAAACTCAACAGTTGTACCCTTTCGGGAAGAGGATGATGCCAATCGGCCACTTTCGCCCTATGCTATGTCGAAACGCTCAGCGGAAATGCTGGCCCATACCTATCACCATTTGTATGGGTTCGACGTTGCCTGCCTTCGCTTCTTTACGGTTTATGGCCCTCGCCAGCGACCCGAAATGGCCATTAGCCGATTTACCGAAAAAATGTATGAAGGGCAACCCATTACACTGTATGGCGATGGCAGTACATCCCGCAACTACACCTATATACACGACACCGTTTTAGGAATTGTTCGCGCTATGAACCACCTCAAAGGGTTTGACCTGTTAAATATTGGCGGTTCGGCTCCGATAAGTCTGCGCGATCTGGTTAAATTAATTGAGCGGGCAGTGGGCAAAAAAGCGGTTATCGACTGGCAGCCTAACCAACCGGGCGACGTTGTTCAGACCAGTGCCGATCTTCAGCGTGCCCGATCCAGAATTGGCTATCTGCCTTCGGTACCAATTGAAGAAGGCATTCATCGCTTTGTACGCTGGTATCAACAAAGCCTGTTTTATTAG
- a CDS encoding type II toxin-antitoxin system HicA family toxin: protein MKTTVLSGLLQEKGWRIVEQHTHHCLFGHSIKNHAVSFIIPVASTENIPNGTLNAVLRSISKVGSNSHWTTSITQSKSHNVVLEKQGKSIWGRLETQSLLATTRGCSVEDVMARLKLLLIDTATDGHICYRSIFESIVFEPVYDTTAVWDLFRQLKANQIAGDAGIDMESISRFMSGATFPSVEQAARLEASIHALGRQLMQLSIR, encoded by the coding sequence ATGAAGACTACAGTACTCTCCGGGCTCCTGCAGGAGAAGGGATGGCGAATTGTTGAGCAGCATACCCATCATTGCCTCTTCGGTCATTCTATTAAAAACCATGCAGTAAGCTTTATTATCCCAGTTGCCAGTACGGAAAATATTCCCAATGGAACCTTAAATGCCGTTCTCCGCTCAATCAGTAAAGTTGGCTCCAACTCCCATTGGACAACTTCCATCACTCAATCCAAATCGCATAACGTAGTCCTGGAAAAGCAGGGCAAATCCATTTGGGGGCGGCTTGAGACCCAGAGCCTGCTGGCCACTACGCGTGGATGTAGCGTAGAGGATGTTATGGCCCGGTTAAAACTATTGCTGATTGATACTGCTACCGATGGACACATCTGCTATCGGTCGATTTTCGAATCTATCGTTTTTGAACCCGTCTACGACACTACGGCCGTTTGGGACCTGTTTCGGCAACTAAAGGCCAATCAAATAGCCGGAGACGCGGGGATAGACATGGAATCAATCAGCCGGTTTATGTCTGGAGCTACTTTCCCCTCTGTTGAGCAGGCTGCTCGTCTGGAAGCCTCCATTCATGCACTGGGTCGCCAGTTGATGCAACTGTCGATCCGCTAA
- a CDS encoding response regulator transcription factor, which produces MPTSIAITDDHHLMAEALADLINKLDDYEVLYIAENGRDLLEQLARGPLPDIALVDLHMPEMDGFETALQLRKLYPTIRVLALSMNDREEYVVRMLRNGARGYLLKGCRPAEFRLALDAISTKGYYYSDFLASQLINNLNASDTEGSTSMFALNGREQEFVKLACSELTYTEIADQMCVSPRTVDGYREVVFQKMGVKTRVGMVIEAFRNGLVEL; this is translated from the coding sequence ATGCCCACCTCTATTGCCATTACCGACGATCATCATCTGATGGCTGAAGCGTTGGCCGATCTGATCAATAAATTAGATGATTATGAAGTGCTGTATATCGCTGAAAATGGCCGCGATTTGCTGGAACAATTAGCACGTGGGCCTCTGCCCGATATTGCTTTAGTCGACTTGCACATGCCCGAAATGGATGGCTTCGAAACAGCACTTCAACTTCGTAAACTGTATCCTACCATACGGGTACTGGCGCTATCCATGAACGACCGGGAAGAGTATGTGGTGCGGATGTTACGCAATGGAGCGCGGGGCTATTTATTAAAAGGTTGCCGACCGGCCGAGTTTCGGCTGGCGTTGGATGCGATCAGTACAAAAGGCTATTACTATTCCGATTTCCTGGCGTCGCAGCTCATCAACAATTTAAATGCATCCGACACCGAAGGGTCTACTTCGATGTTTGCCCTCAATGGTCGGGAGCAGGAATTTGTGAAGCTGGCCTGTAGCGAATTGACCTATACTGAAATTGCCGACCAGATGTGCGTAAGCCCACGAACCGTTGATGGATATCGCGAGGTTGTGTTTCAGAAAATGGGCGTGAAAACCCGGGTCGGTATGGTGATCGAAGCGTTTCGCAATGGCTTAGTTGAACTCTGA
- a CDS encoding sensor histidine kinase, with amino-acid sequence MQELAGEVQIVIIATGFLLLVTLAPILFVLMHQRQYHRYLSEKEEIRNEYQRELLQSQIEIQNQTLQQVGQDLHDNIGQLLTVALMRLNALEDEVAGNDAQRSVNQVRELVKTIIDDVRTLGKTLDHDTVRRFGLLSSLKLELDRIQRIARMQTSLTIQGEPYPLGEKIEIVLLRMAQELLNNALKHARAHKLVVDVDYRSDVFCLTIADDGQGFDLEKVMARSVDESGAGLTNLNRRISLLKGTCSISSLPGKGSRIEIKLARYQTEVFNE; translated from the coding sequence ATGCAGGAGCTCGCAGGGGAGGTTCAGATAGTCATTATTGCTACAGGATTTTTGCTTTTAGTAACGTTAGCGCCCATCTTATTTGTGTTGATGCACCAGCGGCAATATCATCGTTACTTAAGTGAGAAAGAAGAAATCAGGAACGAATATCAGCGGGAATTGCTCCAATCGCAGATCGAAATTCAGAATCAAACACTTCAGCAAGTTGGGCAGGATCTTCACGATAACATAGGGCAACTGCTTACAGTGGCACTTATGCGGCTGAATGCCCTGGAAGATGAAGTGGCCGGCAACGATGCGCAACGCTCTGTTAATCAGGTTCGTGAATTGGTCAAAACAATTATTGACGATGTTCGTACACTAGGAAAAACACTCGATCACGACACGGTTCGACGCTTTGGCCTGCTCTCCAGTTTAAAACTCGAACTCGATCGTATTCAGCGGATTGCCCGCATGCAAACATCCCTGACCATTCAGGGCGAACCTTATCCGTTAGGCGAAAAAATCGAAATTGTTCTGCTTCGAATGGCCCAGGAGCTGCTAAACAATGCGCTCAAACATGCCCGTGCTCATAAACTGGTTGTTGACGTGGATTATAGATCGGATGTATTTTGCCTGACGATTGCCGACGACGGCCAAGGGTTTGATTTAGAGAAAGTAATGGCCAGGTCAGTAGATGAGTCGGGAGCCGGTTTAACAAACCTGAACCGCCGAATTAGCTTGCTAAAGGGAACCTGTAGCATTTCTAGTCTGCCAGGTAAAGGTTCCCGAATCGAAATTAAATTAGCACGCTACCAAACGGAGGTATTCAACGAATAA